Proteins from a genomic interval of Streptomyces sp. SID8374:
- a CDS encoding HAMP domain-containing sensor histidine kinase, which produces MKRRRFRTPAWTATLTWKSAVFLTVMCCTLAALLGVLVHTAVTRQTVSHAREKALDRLEVVTDAYEAGEPLPRGSGIDPAGLPAPLRALAAGGERGTMVADGPHRPGDPYGRGGPAMWAAGPADGRALATWTDYSHSANTIAGLDRAIIGSSLLAIAATLVVGLFAVGRVTRRLHQTAQVARRISAGDLDARVGDPRTARPVRGQDEVAIVSGALDTMASSLQRKLQTEQRFTADVAHELRTPLTGLSAAAELLPPGRPAELVRDRVRAMRALTEDLLEISRLDARTEQVDLAVHDLAPVVERVVRASGTETEVRVVDPAPVETDRRRLERVLGNLVANAHRHGAGPVVLEVAGAVVSVRDHGAGFPAYLLEGGPQRFRTDGAGKGHGLGLTIAVGQAAVIGARLEFLNPPDGGALARLTLPEYVRLDDGEGAGNTGDGGAGTTRPA; this is translated from the coding sequence ATGAAGCGGCGCCGGTTCCGTACGCCTGCCTGGACCGCGACCCTCACCTGGAAGTCCGCGGTCTTCCTGACCGTCATGTGCTGCACCCTCGCCGCCCTGCTCGGCGTCCTCGTGCACACCGCCGTCACCCGGCAGACCGTCTCCCACGCCCGCGAGAAGGCGCTGGACCGGCTGGAGGTCGTCACCGACGCGTACGAGGCCGGGGAGCCGCTGCCCAGGGGCTCCGGCATCGACCCGGCGGGATTGCCCGCCCCGCTGCGCGCCCTGGCGGCGGGCGGCGAGCGCGGCACGATGGTCGCGGACGGCCCGCACCGCCCGGGCGACCCGTACGGCCGCGGCGGCCCCGCGATGTGGGCGGCGGGCCCGGCGGACGGGCGGGCGCTGGCCACCTGGACGGACTACAGCCACAGCGCCAACACCATCGCGGGCCTGGACCGGGCGATCATCGGCTCCTCGCTGCTGGCCATCGCCGCCACTCTGGTGGTCGGCCTCTTCGCCGTCGGCCGGGTCACCCGCAGGCTGCACCAGACGGCCCAGGTGGCCCGCCGGATCAGCGCGGGCGACCTGGACGCCCGGGTCGGCGACCCCCGTACGGCACGTCCCGTGCGCGGCCAGGACGAGGTGGCGATCGTCTCGGGCGCCCTGGACACCATGGCCTCCAGCCTCCAGCGCAAGCTCCAGACGGAGCAGCGGTTCACCGCCGATGTGGCGCACGAGCTGCGCACCCCGCTCACCGGTCTCTCGGCCGCCGCCGAACTGCTGCCCCCGGGCCGTCCGGCGGAGCTGGTGCGGGACCGGGTGCGGGCGATGCGCGCGCTGACCGAGGACCTGCTGGAGATCTCGCGCCTGGACGCCCGTACGGAACAGGTCGACCTGGCCGTGCACGACCTCGCCCCGGTGGTGGAGCGGGTGGTGCGGGCCTCCGGCACGGAGACCGAGGTGCGGGTCGTGGATCCGGCGCCGGTGGAGACGGACCGGCGGCGGCTGGAGCGGGTGCTCGGCAATCTGGTGGCCAACGCGCACCGGCACGGCGCCGGGCCGGTGGTGCTGGAGGTGGCGGGTGCGGTGGTCTCCGTACGCGACCATGGCGCGGGCTTTCCGGCGTACCTCCTGGAGGGCGGTCCGCAGCGGTTCCGCACGGACGGCGCAGGCAAGGGCCACGGACTCGGGCTGACCATCGCGGTGGGCCAGGCGGCGGTGATCGGGGCGCGGCTGGAGTTCCTGAATCCCCCGGACGGCGGGGCGCTGGCCCGGCTGACGTTGCCGGAGTACGTACGCCTCGACGACGGGGAAGGCGCCGGGAACACGGGCGACGGGGGCGCGGGGACCACCCGACCGGCCTGA
- a CDS encoding zinc-ribbon domain-containing protein, whose translation MIIFGTKGYLHQLAILTMVCGWCGNPAAHTLRKRVTKFTLFFIPLFPFSTKYATQCTFCGGEQQISKEQADQLLAQHGAGPDGGHGQAPRQPGFQQPGQSPFQR comes from the coding sequence ATGATCATTTTCGGTACCAAGGGCTATCTCCACCAGCTGGCCATCCTGACGATGGTGTGCGGCTGGTGCGGCAATCCGGCGGCGCACACCCTGCGCAAGCGGGTCACGAAGTTCACCCTCTTCTTCATCCCGCTCTTCCCGTTCTCGACGAAGTACGCCACGCAGTGCACGTTCTGCGGCGGGGAGCAGCAGATATCGAAGGAGCAGGCCGACCAGCTGCTCGCCCAGCACGGGGCGGGCCCGGACGGCGGCCACGGACAGGCCCCGCGGCAGCCGGGCTTCCAGCAGCCGGGACAGAGCCCGTTCCAGCGCTAA